From one Pseudopipra pipra isolate bDixPip1 chromosome 2, bDixPip1.hap1, whole genome shotgun sequence genomic stretch:
- the MAP6 gene encoding microtubule-associated protein 6, with protein MAWPCITRACCIARFWNQLDKADIAVPLVFTKYSEATEHPPAAPPRPAAPIDTQPGGEAAAGGEPGPGAARPGPAPHASPPADSVMRHDYKPWKVQRPEPSCKPKSEYQPSDTPFEKETQYQKDFRAWPIPKRGDHPWIPKPGPSPVLALDRASPEKPAQEKRRKVHIAPEKKEEDPEAEDEHPKAVRAGDGRDKGRKKAEEAGGQPAEPGRGRAAADALNRQIKEEVAAGVSSSYRNEFRPWIDVKPVKAIRAKPQYKPPEEKMIHETSYSAQFKGETSKPSPADNKYLERRRIRTLYSEPYKEPPKVEKPSIKPSKPKKTTTSHKPLKKAKDKQIASGRAAKKKSAETSNTAKPEDKEKSKEMNNKLAEAKEPPEKNPGATEQEPSTLVQDQPS; from the exons ATGGCGTGGCCCTGCATCACCCGCGCCTGCTGCATCGCCCGCTTCTGGAACCAGCTGGACAAGGCGGACATCGCCGTCCCGCTCGTCTTCACCAAGTACTCGGAGGCCACCGAGCAtccccccgcggccccgccgcgccccgcggcCCCCATCGACACCCAGCCgggcggggaggcggcggcgggcggggagccgggtcccggtgccgcccggcccggcccggccccgcacgCCTCGCCCCCGGCGGACTCGGTGATGCGGCACGACTACAAGCCCTGGAAGGTGCAGCGGCCCGAGCCGAGCTGCAAGCCCAAGAGCGAGTACCAGCCCTCGGACACTCCCTTCGAGAAGGAGACGCAGTACCAGAAGGATTTCCGTGCCTGGCCCATCCCCAAGCGGGGCGACCACCCCTGGATCCCCAAACCGGGCCCTTCCCCCGTGCTGGCCCTGGACCGCGCTTCCCCGGAGAAACCGGCGCAGGAGAAGCGGCGGAAGGTGCACATCGCTCccgagaagaaggaggaagaccCCGAGGCGGAGGATGAGCATCCCAAAGCGGTGCGGGCCGGGGACGGGAGAGACAAGGGTCGGAAGAAGGCGGAGGAGGCGGGCGGGCAGCCGGCGGAGCCGGGCAGGGGCCGGGCGGCCGCCGATGCTCTCAACAGGCAGATCAAGGAGGAGGTGGCGGCGGGGGTCAGCTCGTCCtacag GAACGAGTTCCGGCCCTGGATCGACGTCAAGCCGGTGAAGGCGATCCGGGCCAAGCCCCAGTACAAACCCCCGGAGGAGAAGATGATCCACGAGACCAGTTACAGCGCCCAGTTCAAGGGGGAGACCAGCAAGCCCTCTCCAGCTGACAACAAATACCTGGAGCGCAGGAGGATACGCACCCTCTACAGCGAGCCCTACAAAGAACCTCCCAAG GTGGAAAAGCCTAGCATAAAGCCTTCCAAACCAAAAAAGACCACAACAAGCCATAAACCCCTGAAAAAGGCCAAAGACAAGCAGATTGCATCTGGCCGGGCTGCCAAGAAAAAGAGCGCCGAGACCTCCAACACAGCAAAGCCAGAGGACAAGGAGAAAAGTAAAGAGATGAACAATAAACTGGCTGAGGCAAAAGA GCCCCCTGAGAAAAACCCTGGTGCTACAGAGCAAGAGCCAAGTACCTTGGTGCAGGACCAACCCTCGTGA